Below is a window of Vulpes vulpes isolate BD-2025 chromosome 5, VulVul3, whole genome shotgun sequence DNA.
ctgattttggcttaggtcatgacatCAGACTTGTAGAATCAAGCCCATGTCCAGCTCctcgctaagcagggagtctgggattctctctctttctctctgcctttcacccctcctttctttctctctccttctctgttcccgtgcctctctctctctctctctctctctctctctctctctctctcttttgtctctctctctcaaataaataaataaattcttaagaaaagaaactgtaaatcaaaaccacaattacaTACCACCTCACATCCAAGTATCTAAAAGATAATTACTTGTATAAGGATGAGGAAAAGCTGGAACCCACATACTTTGCTGATGTGATTGAAAACTAGCAGGGTtgatttggaaaacagtttggtaattTCTAGGATGTTACTTAAAGGTACATCATGTGaatcagcaattctactcctaggtatcttctcaagacaaatgaaaatatatgtccatacaaagTTTGTACGAGAATGCATTTTTCTCGTacatagcagcatttttcataactggcaaaagtagaaaatataaaacatgtgtCAGTTGATGAGTGagtaaacaaaatatggtgtgttcatataaaggaatattacttggcaataaaaacaaagtaatgacacatgctacaacatcaatgaaaaagaaaaatacgaCAAAATGGCTTATTTGGGGGTGGCATATTTTACCACCTTTCAAATGTCACCACCTTCTCAACCACGGGGACTTTCCCATCTCTTGTGAACTTTGaaaattttgtgtatttgtaCCTCACAAACAAGAAAGGACTTTTCCCTCTCAGAGTCTAAGTTTAATTTCCCTTTCCCTTAGTTCATTTTCACCCAATcatccagtttcattttcttaaaatctctaacattaactgaaaatatttctacatgtatgtgtttatttagtATGTagtcactcttctttttttttattatttatttattcattcatttatttatttatttatttgtagtcACTCTTCTAAATAGAGTCTCCATAGAATAAGGGTCAGCCCTGTTGTCCTCACTGCTGTATCTCAATGCCTAGTTGACACCTGgaactcaagaaatattttcttaaaaaaaaatgaataagcccCCAAAAGCACTCAagctttcctgttttatttttttttaagctttcctgttttaaatgcatttcattGAAATGAATATGTTGACACTCAGAAAGCTCTTCTCACCTGCACTAGTCAGGCAAGATTCCTGCTCTGATCTCCCTTGCACTGACCTCCATAGCCTTGACCACATGTCACAGGCCTAACACTGAGAATGTTCTGTAGTATTGGCTCAGGCAATTAAACTCTTCACTCTTTCACTTCTAGGTGAGATCTCTTTAAGCCATGGAGAGAAGCAATCATACAGTGACTGAATTCATCCTGGTGGGGTTCACGACAGACCCAATGATGCAGCTGGTCCTGTTTGTGGTATTCCTTGGCGTGTACTCTCTGACTGTGGTAGCAAATGCCACCCTCATAGTGTTGATCTGTAATGACTCCCGGCTGCACACAcccatgtattttttcattgGGAATCTATCTTTTCTGGATGTCTGGTATTCTTCCGTCTACACACCAAAGATCCTCATGACCTGCATCTCTGAAGACAAAAGCATCTCCTTTGCTGGCTGTGTATGTCAGTTCTTCTTCTCTGCTGGGTTGGCATATAGTGAGTGTTACCTGTTGGCCGCCATGGCTTATGACCGCTATGCAGCCATTTCCAACCCCCTACTGTATGCTCAGACCATGTCAAGTAGACTGTGCATCTGTTTGGTTGTATACTCCTATACTGGAGGTTTTGTCAATGCAATAATACTTACCAGTAACACATTCACATTGGATTTTTGTGGTGACAATGTCATTGACGATTTTTTCTGTGATGTCCCACCACTGGTGAAATTGGCATGTGATGTTAAGGAAAGCTATCAGGCTGTGTTGTACTTCCTCCTGGCCTCCAATGTCATCACTCCCACGGCGCTCATCCTTGCTTCCTACATGTTCATCATTGCTGCCATCTTGAGGATCCGCTCTACCCAGGGCCGTCGCAAGGCCTTCTCCACATGCTCCTCCCACCTGGTCTCAGTCACTTTGTACTATGGCTCCATTCTCTACATCTACTCTCGCCCAAGTTCCAGCTATTCCCTTGAGAGGGACAAAATGGTATCAACATTTTATACTGTGCTATTCCCCATGTTGAATCCCATGATCTATAGTCTAAGGAATAAGGATGTGAAAGAAGCTCTGAAAAAGCTCATCTGGTTAACACAATCAGATGTCTAAGTTGATATGTTTCTCAAATCAGTGCTCAGGAAAAAAGGGCTGCTTCAGAAGTTTAGGGAACTGACTTTTTTAAACAACACCCCTTTTTTCTAGTCAAATCCAGTGACAAAAATTTTGTGTGTATTAGTTTGATTTGCTTTAGCGATCAGACTATAATTTATACTATAACATATTGATTCAATTCAAtattaatatagtttttaaaaagcaacattagggtttaatgcaaaataaaactatatatgtTGTTTCTACAATCCCAAAAGATTAAATTGACTTTGCTATCTCCCCTAGGATTGGCCTATTTTTTCCCCTACATACTGAGCTTtctgaaaatgtgaagaaattctGGAGACTTATGTAATATACCCCAAATCCTTCTCATCCAGTACTTACAGTTACTCTGTgatagaagaattaaaaaatgttggggcacctgagtggctcagttgattgagcatctgactcttgattcagggttgtgggatcgagccccacattaggctctatgctcagtggagagtctgcttgagattctctacctctccctttagctctctctcaaataaattaaattaaataaataaataaataaaaatatttttaaaaagaataagaaaatattaagaatattgtGATGAAAAGAGAAGGTGCTATTTGATGaatgcagaggaaaagaaagactgGAAGTGTCAGAAGAAATGCTGAAGTGACTCTatctagttttaaaattttaattgtattttataactGTGTTCATTACAGTAATAGCTATTGTCTTTCAATAATAAAGTACTAACTGGTGAGGCACAAGGTACTCATTTGTCACATGTAACTAATAATCCTTAATATTCACTGTGTTTGTAAGTATTGAAAAAATATCAACTAAATCTGTCATGTACTGGTTATTGAGCCATAAGTTTCTTCATGTATAAGATGTtctggtgggggaaaaaaagaagtattgagTCTAGAAGACAGTGGGGTTTTGTTAGTTGGTTTGTTTCAGTTCTTTCCTGATCTTTTTCTCCATGAGGAGACTATGTGATGTTATGAGGTGAGAGAGTATAAAGTAGAACACTCATTCTGTTCTCCATGGAGAAATCACTGTTTTGAGATGATATAAAATTTCAGAGATACATATCTCTCCATGGAATTAGAAAGGTACCttggttgtttgtttatttgctcgTCCAAAAAAACTATTAAACATATTGCCTAACATTAAATTAATGTAGAAGATACAAGATTTACAAAGATATTTTCTATATACTCAATTAGAACTTTATGAAGAAATATGGAGAGAATGCCTTActaaaaatagatatttgtaAAATCTTGAGTAAATTTCCAGAAGTTTAGCCAGTCTAGATATTTTCCCCACACAATAAAATTGGCTTGCCAAGGTTCAAAGACAAACTGGATGCACAAAAACTAT
It encodes the following:
- the LOC112930635 gene encoding olfactory receptor 9G19-like, coding for MERSNHTVTEFILVGFTTDPMMQLVLFVVFLGVYSLTVVANATLIVLICNDSRLHTPMYFFIGNLSFLDVWYSSVYTPKILMTCISEDKSISFAGCVCQFFFSAGLAYSECYLLAAMAYDRYAAISNPLLYAQTMSSRLCICLVVYSYTGGFVNAIILTSNTFTLDFCGDNVIDDFFCDVPPLVKLACDVKESYQAVLYFLLASNVITPTALILASYMFIIAAILRIRSTQGRRKAFSTCSSHLVSVTLYYGSILYIYSRPSSSYSLERDKMVSTFYTVLFPMLNPMIYSLRNKDVKEALKKLIWLTQSDV